Proteins encoded together in one Thermodesulfobacteriota bacterium window:
- a CDS encoding TlpA disulfide reductase family protein translates to MSCRTSRFATVLIALAALCLAGPSWSSEDEEWVGKPAPSFELKDLEGRPLHLSELLGKKVVWLNFWGLRCGPCVRELPVLEKLYQTYKDKGLLIIGLNADGVDAAFIAKQFETRDDLKAAGVTFPMAPDTDFAVIDAYGLLGAPLNVMIDRQGVVQFRHEGYEDGDEIHYVKVLEKLLVQ, encoded by the coding sequence ATGTCTTGCCGAACGTCTCGGTTCGCCACGGTGCTGATCGCTCTGGCCGCCTTGTGCCTCGCGGGCCCTTCCTGGAGCTCGGAAGACGAAGAATGGGTGGGCAAGCCCGCGCCGAGCTTCGAGCTCAAGGACCTGGAGGGCCGGCCGCTCCACTTGTCGGAGCTCCTGGGGAAGAAGGTGGTCTGGCTCAACTTCTGGGGCCTTCGCTGCGGCCCCTGCGTGCGGGAGCTCCCGGTCCTGGAAAAGCTCTACCAGACCTACAAGGACAAGGGGTTGCTCATCATCGGTCTGAATGCCGACGGGGTGGACGCCGCCTTCATTGCGAAGCAGTTCGAGACCCGCGACGATCTCAAGGCGGCGGGGGTCACCTTCCCCATGGCGCCGGACACCGACTTCGCGGTCATCGATGCCTACGGGCTCCTGGGCGCTCCCCTCAACGTGATGATCGACCGCCAGGGGGTGGTGCAGTTCCGCCACGAGGGGTACGAAGACGGGGACGAGATCCATTACGTGAAGGTGCTGGAGAAGCTGCTTGTCCAGTGA
- a CDS encoding TlpA disulfide reductase family protein, with product MSSDPARGSGGRLLLLLAALWLGVGCTTVRPQGEVWQLETVVPLEEGKVEVGRPYFDFTAPELMGGTVRLSSLVGKKVVLLQFWGIRCAPCLAEMEFLVDLQSRYRGRGLQVIGVNTDRASPAQLTEALVARKIEPAYPHVLDPNLTIARHYTQWLIPVTVLIDRTGVVRAVHTGYKPELAGAIEAEIEALLGR from the coding sequence TTGTCCAGTGACCCTGCGCGGGGTTCCGGGGGCCGACTTCTGCTGCTGCTTGCAGCCCTCTGGCTGGGCGTGGGCTGCACCACGGTGCGGCCCCAGGGCGAGGTCTGGCAGCTGGAGACGGTCGTCCCCCTGGAGGAGGGCAAGGTCGAGGTGGGGCGACCCTACTTCGACTTCACCGCCCCCGAGCTCATGGGCGGCACCGTGCGCCTGTCTTCGTTGGTGGGCAAGAAGGTGGTGCTCCTCCAGTTCTGGGGTATCCGATGCGCCCCGTGTCTGGCCGAGATGGAGTTCCTGGTGGACTTGCAGTCCCGCTATCGAGGCCGGGGGCTCCAGGTGATCGGCGTCAATACGGATCGGGCGAGCCCGGCCCAGCTCACCGAGGCCCTGGTGGCGCGGAAGATAGAGCCCGCGTACCCGCACGTGCTGGACCCCAACCTGACCATTGCGAGACACTACACCCAGTGGCTGATTCCGGTAACGGTCCTCATCGACCGCACCGGGGTCGTACGGGCCGTTCACACCGGCTACAAGCCGGAGCTGGCAGGCGCCATCGAGGCCGAAATCGAAGCCCTGCTCGGGAGGTGA
- a CDS encoding multiheme c-type cytochrome, with product MGKATAVLCLWTLVAAVGSASGDAFDPPGYAGSDRCGPCHAEKYEGWKQTFHATVVQDAKQNPSVVLGDFSVPGLGFTLDDVEFTIGGHWDQRYMKKIDDDYYVLPKLWSVQSQTWRPYNVWSWRKKPYSKFCKGCHVTAYDPRANVPTAENRVGCEACHGPGWNHAASGGKKPIVNPAKLSEDRRDMVCAACHVRGQDNSGEYYFPVGYVPGEDLGLYYRPMEVPEGETNSQAILREFSKWKSDRESNTKVRCEVCGIYDASEERRPEAAGAMGLCLGCHDFKDRYAEHSRHPDSAQILCLDCHVPQTPEIMNTERLDIHTPGYFLLHPDNCYDRRIENRCGKCHADKGLEWAQRLVEQWRRPVEVRH from the coding sequence GTGGGGAAGGCAACTGCCGTCCTCTGTCTGTGGACGCTCGTGGCCGCTGTGGGCTCGGCGTCGGGAGACGCCTTCGACCCCCCGGGGTACGCGGGCAGCGACCGGTGCGGCCCGTGCCACGCCGAGAAGTACGAGGGCTGGAAGCAGACCTTCCACGCCACCGTGGTCCAGGACGCCAAGCAGAACCCGTCCGTCGTCCTCGGCGACTTCTCGGTCCCCGGGCTCGGGTTCACCCTCGACGACGTGGAGTTCACGATCGGGGGACACTGGGACCAGCGTTACATGAAGAAGATCGACGACGATTACTACGTGCTCCCGAAGCTGTGGAGCGTCCAGTCCCAGACCTGGCGCCCCTACAACGTGTGGTCCTGGCGCAAGAAGCCCTACTCGAAGTTCTGCAAGGGGTGCCACGTCACGGCCTACGACCCGCGGGCGAACGTCCCCACCGCGGAGAACCGCGTGGGGTGCGAGGCCTGCCACGGTCCGGGATGGAATCACGCGGCCAGCGGCGGGAAGAAGCCCATCGTCAACCCGGCAAAGCTGTCCGAAGACCGCCGCGACATGGTTTGCGCCGCCTGCCACGTGCGCGGACAGGACAACTCGGGAGAATACTACTTTCCGGTGGGGTACGTGCCGGGCGAGGACCTGGGGCTCTACTATCGTCCAATGGAAGTGCCGGAGGGAGAGACCAACAGCCAGGCGATCCTGCGCGAGTTCTCCAAGTGGAAGAGCGACCGGGAATCGAACACCAAGGTGCGGTGCGAGGTCTGCGGTATCTACGACGCGAGCGAGGAGAGGCGGCCCGAGGCCGCAGGGGCCATGGGGCTGTGCCTGGGCTGCCACGACTTCAAGGACCGGTACGCCGAGCACTCGCGCCATCCGGATTCCGCCCAGATCCTCTGCCTCGACTGCCACGTACCGCAGACTCCGGAGATCATGAACACCGAGCGTCTCGACATTCACACGCCCGGATACTTCCTGTTGCACCCCGACAACTGCTACGATCGACGCATCGAGAACCGCTGCGGCAAGTGCCACGCCGACAAGGGCCTCGAATGGGCACAGAGGCTCGTCGAGCAGTGGCGCCGGCCGGTGGAGGTGAGACATTGA